The sequence below is a genomic window from Myxococcota bacterium.
CCGAGCAGATGCTCGGCCACAACCTGCGCATGACCGAGTGGCAGGCCGCGGTGCTGCGCGCCCAGCTCGAGAGACTCCCGGAGCAGAACGCGCGGCGCGAGCGAAACCTGGTCCGGCTCGAGCGCGCACTGGCGTCGCTGCCGGGACTCACTCCGCTCCGCCGCGACCCGCGGGTCACCGCCCGCGCCGCCTACCAGTTCGTGCTGCGCTACGACGCCAGAGCCTTCGCGGGCGTGCCGCGCGACCACGTGATCCTGGCGCTGCGCGCCGAGGGCGTGCCCTGCTCCGGCCGCTTCTACACCCCGCTCGCCGAAGACCCGCTGTTCGCGCCCGACCCGCTCACCAATCCCGCCGCGCGCCAGGGCGTGCGCTGGGACCCGGCGGCGTTTCCGCGCGCGCATCGGGCCGCCTTCGAGGAGTCGATCTGGCTGCCGCACGAGCTGTTCCTGGGCGGCGAGCGCGAGGTCGACGACGTGGCCGAGGCCTGCGCGCGCATCCAGCGCCACGCGGCCGAGCTGCGCGCGCGCCCGCCGCAAGGCCCGGTCAGTCGCCGCTAGTGCCGGCGCTTCGGGTAGAGTGAGCGCCCATGGAGCTGCCCGAGCTCGAGCAGAGACTGGTCCCTTTCGCCCGCGCGAAGTACGCCGACCCGGCGGCCGAGGTGTTCGCCGTGCACAAGATGCCCGGTCACGCGGGCTTCTCGTACGGCTTCTCGGTGCGCTCGCGCGGCGCGGCCGAGAGCTGGTTCCTGCGCCTGCCGCCGCCGAACGTGCAGTGGAAGGGCACGGCCGACGTGCTGCGGCAGGTGAGCGCACTGCGCGCGCTCGACGGCGGCCCGGTGCCGCACTGCTCGGTGCGCTGGGCCGGCGAGGAGCTCGAGTTCTTCGGCCGGCCCTACTTCGTGGTGCAAAAGCTCGAGGGCGACGTGCTGATGCTGGGGCCCGGCGAGTGGGCCGAGCCGTTCCCGCTGGCCAAGCGGCGCGAGATGGCCGCGGCCGCGATGACTGCGCTGGCGCAGATCCACCGCGTGGACTGGCGCGCGAAATGCGGGTATCTCGGCGATCCGATCGCGTTCGAGGACGACGTGACTCGCTGGGACCGCTTCGTGGAGCGCGCGGCCGAGCCCGAGTCGATGGCGCTCGTGCCCGAGGTGCGCGCGAAGCTCCTGGCCTCGCTGCCGCACGGCGCGCCGATCGGCCTGTTCCACGGTGACTACAACTGGCGCAACACCTTCTGGTCGAGGGAAGGCACGCTCCTGGCGGTGATCGACTGGGAGCTGTGCGGGATCGGCGCCACGCTGAACGACGTGGGCTGGGTCGCGACCTTCAACGACCCCGACGCCTGGGCGAAGGGCGGCGCAGTGACTCCCATGCTGCTGCCCGCCGACGAGCTGGTCGAGCTGTACCAGCGCGCCTGGGGCGAGGAGCTCGCCAGCGTGGACTGGTTCCGCGCGCTCGCCGCCTACAAGTTCGCGATCATCACCGGCCTGAACCTCGGCCTGCACCGGCGCGGCAAGCGCCACGACCCGCTGTGGGAGGTCACCGGCAAGTCGATCGTGCCGCTGCTCGAGCGCGCGCGCTCACTGCTGGGCTGACTCAGAGGCGGCGCGCCTTCTCGTCGGCCCTGAGCTGCCGGTGCAGCGCCAACAGCTCGGGGTCGGTCCTGCGCAGCTTGAAGCGGAGCTGGAGCTTCCTGGCCCAGATCACGAGCATGGTCCCGCCGGTGACTGCCGCCACCGCCGTGAGGACTCGCTCGAGGTCGTCGGAAGCCGGATTCATCCCATCGACGTGCGGGGTCGTGAGTCGGGAGAATGCGGACCACAGCACCCAGAGCGCGGCCAGGGCGCCCGCGGCCTTGCCGAGGCGCTGATCGAGCAGGGCCTGCAGATTCTGCTTGGCGAGGCCGTGGGTCGGATCGAGTCGGATCGCAGAGCGGTACACCTGCGTCGCCTCGTCGGCCTTGCCCTGACGCTGCAGCGCCACCGCCAGGTTGTTCAGCGCGTGCGGGTCGGCGGGGTCGAGCGCGAGTGACTTGCGGTACTCCTGCTCCGCCGCCGGGTAGCGCTCCAGCGCGAGACAGACATCGCCGCTCACGCTCCATACGTCGGGGTTCGCGGGGGAGAGCTGCGCCGCGACGTCGACCGCTGCGCGCGCCCGACCGTAGTCACGGAGCTTCAGCGCTGCGATCGCCAGCATGAGGTGCTCCCAGGCCGAGCTGGGAGACAGTCTCACCGCCTCTTCGGCGGCGGCCAGCGCGTTCAGGTGATCGCCGAGCGCGCCCAGGACCTCCGACTTCCTGGCATACGGCGCCGACCACTCCGGCGCCCGCGCACTCGCCGCTTCGAGCGCGCGCAGCGCCTGGTGATTCCGGCCGAGGCCGGCGAGCGCTCGGGCCAGCGCATAGTGACTCGCGGCGCGCGCCGGATCGGCGGCGATCGCGCGGCCGGCGTGGTCCAACGCCTCCTCGAAGCGCCGGAGAGCGAGCGCCGCGTGCGCCCGCGCCAGGCTCTCGTCGGCCGCCCGAGTCACAGCCGTCCCGCCTTGTGGTCTGCGTCGAGGCGCTTCTGCAGCTCGCGCAGCTCGGGGTCACGCGAGCTGACTCGCGGCGGGCGGAACAGGCGCGCCACCCCGTATGCCAGGAGCGCGAGCGCGGCCGTGCCCCCGAGCGCCGCCAGGATCGCGCCGCCCGCCGCACCCAGGTAGAGCGCGATCCATGCCAGGAAGAAGAGCCCGCCGGTGCTGACCTTGGCCGATTTCGTGCGCAGCACGCTGCGCAGGTTTCGCTTCGCGACCCGGAGCGTCGGATCCGCACGGATGGCAGCCCGATACGTGTCGAGCGCCTCGTCGGTCTTGCCCTGCCGGTTGAGCACGAGCGCCAGGTTGTTGAGCGCCGCGCCGTCGGCGGCCGAGATCGCGAGTGACTGGCGGTAGTGCTTCTCCGCGAGGACGTTCTGCTTCTGCGCCAGGTAGACGTCCCCGGCGAGCCGCTGGATCCAGGCGTCTTGGGGAGCGAGCTCGAGCGCGCGTTCGCACTCCGAGCGGGCGCGCAGAGACTCGCCGACCTTCTGCGCCGAGAGCGCCACCGCGATGTGCGCCGCGGCGGAGTGGGGTCCGAGGCGCACCGCTTCCTCCGCGGCAGCGAGGGCTTTGCGCGGCCAGCCGAGGCTGCGCTCGATGTCGGAGCGCAGCACGTGGGGCAGGAACCATTCGGGCCGTTTCGCGCTCGCGGTGCCGAGCGCCTCGAGCGCAGCGGTATTGCGCTCGAGGCCCCAGAGACCCCGCGCGAGCGCGTAGTAGCCGTTGGCGTCGTTGGGGTTGGCGGCGATCGCCAGCCCCGCCTCGCGCACGGCGTCGTCCCAGCGCCGCAGCTCGATCGCCGCGTTGGCGCGCGCGAGACTCACAGCCTTCCCGCGTGGTGGTCCGCTTCGAGGCGCTCGTGCAGTGAGCGCAGGTCCGGGTCGAGCTCACTCAGCCGTCGCCGGTACTCGCTCTTCACTCCCAGCACCCCGAGCGCCACGAAGGCCAGGCCGCAGAGCATGAACAGAAACATCACGTCGCCGCCCGACGTCTGCGCGTTCTCGGGCAGGCTCGAGCCCACATGGCCGAGCTGCAAGACGAGCCACATCACGACGCCGATGCCGCCGATGCCCGCCTTCCCGAGCTTCTTGCCGAGCAGGTTGCGCAGGTTCCGCTTCACGACGTGCAGATTCGGGTCGGCGTTCACGGCCGCTCGGAACGCGTCGAGCGCCTCATCGGCCTTGCCTTGTCTCTGCAGGGCGAGCGCGAGATTGTTGAGCGCAAGCGCGTCGCCGGCGTCGAGCTCGAGCGAGCGGCGGTACTGACTCTCGGCCTGGGCGTTGGCGTGCTGTGCGAGAAACACGTCGCCGGCACAGCGCTGCAGCGGCGCGCTGCGCGGTGCGAGCGCCAGCGCGCGCCCCGACTCCCCACGCGCGCGCGCCGCGTCGCCGAGCTTCTGCGCGGACAAGGCGACGGCCATGTGCGCGGTGGCAGAGTGGGGATCGAGACGCAGCGCCTCTTCGGCGGCCGCGAGCGCCTGGCGATACGAGCCCGCGAAGCGCAGCACGTCGGAACGGAGCACGTGAGGAGGGGACCAGGTCGGTGACTTCGCGCACGCGGTCTCGAGCGCGTGCAGCGCCTCTTCTTCGCGCCCGAGCTCCAACAGCGCCCGGCCCAGGAAGTAATGGCCGCTCGGGCCCTCGGGATCCTCGCCGATCGCGCGCAGCGCCTCGTGGACCGCCTCCTGCCAGCGGCCGAGCTCGAGCGCCGCCTGCGCGCGCGCGAGGCTCGACGCTTCACTCACACCAGGCCTCGCGCGCGCAGGTGCGCGAGCAGGTCGTCGTACACGCCGCCCTCGTTGGCGTACACCGCGTAGTTGCGCGCGGTGTCGAGCCAGGGGCGGATCGAAGGGCGCGCGTCGCGCAGCGCGGCCGCGAGCAGCTTGTCGTCGATCGGCTGCACGGCGCCGGCGTCGACCGTGCGCTCGAAGGCGAGCTCGGAGGCGGCGTTCACCAGCGCCTCGAGGTCGGCGCCCGAGAAGCCCTCGGTATCTCGCGCCACGCGTCCGAGGTCGGGTGCACCGGGCCGGCCCTCCATCTTGAGTGACAGGATGCGCAGACGCGCGGGCAGGTCGGGCGGCGGCACGAACACCATGCGGTCGAAGCGCCCGGGGCGGCGCACCGCGGTGTCGACGTCCCAGGGATGGTTGGTCGCGCCCAGCACGAACACGTCGCGGTTGCGGCCGTCGACGCCGTCGAGCTCGGCGAGGAACTGATTCACCACGTTGCGGCCCGCGGAGTGCTTGAGCTGCGTGCGGCGCTGGCCCAGCGCATCGACCTCGTCGAAGAACAGCACCATGGGCGCCTGCCGGCGCGCGGTCTCGAACAGCTCGTGGAGCTTGCGCTCGCTCTCGCCGAGCCACATGTCGAGCACGTCGGAGAGACCGATCGACTGGAAGCGCGCGCCGAGCTCGCCTGCCAGAGCGCGCGCGATGAACGTCTTCCCGCAGCCGGGCGGGCCGTACAGCAACAGGCCCCCGCGCAGGCTCTTGCCGAACTGCGCGAACAGCTCGGGCTTCTGCAGCGGCAGCAGGAACGAACGAGTCAGGCGCTGCTTCACGTCGTCGAGACCGCCCACGTCGGCGAAGGTGACTCGCGCCTCCGCCGCCTCGGCCACGTCCTCCTCGCTGACCAGGCGCAGGCGGCCGCGCGCCGGGGCCGGAGCCTGCGGCTCTCGAGCCTGCGCGCCCTGACCCTGCGCCGGCACCTGCTCCGGGTCAGCGTGAGCCGCTTCGTGGGCGCGCCGCGCCATCTCCTGCAGGTCGCGGCTCGCCGGGTCGAGCGTGAGGCCGAGCCCGGCCTCCTGGAGCGCCTCCTGCGGCGCTCCCAGCTCGAGGCAGCGGCGCGCCAGCGCGAGCCGGAGCTCGGGGCTGTCTTTCACGGCTGCGGCCGCGCGCAGGGCCGCGACCACGGGATCGCTGGACATGGAGGAGGACATCGGTCGCCAGAGCAACTTACAACACCCCCCCGCATGACTCACTGCAGCCGCGCTTGCGGCACGGCCTTCCGTTTCGTGGTGGAGTGCAACATATCGACTGCACTGGCTTTTTCGCCTCGATTTCGAACTTGCATTCGGTTTTCGGCTGACGTAGGCTGCGCGGCGAGATGGCCCGTACTCCCCGCTCGGTCCCGAAGTCGGTCGTCGTGCTTGCGCGCGCCCGCACCCAGGCGCGCGGCGTGGCGACCCGCCGGCGCGTGCTGCAGGCCGCCGAGTCACTCTTCGCGCGGCGCGGCTACGAAGCCACCAGCATGGCCGACGTGGCCGAGCGCGCCTCGGTGGGCGTGGGCACGCTCTACCACCACTTCCCCGACAAGCGCGCGCTCCTGCTGGCGCTGATCGACGACTGGGGCGACCGCGAGCTGGCCCATGGCCGCAACCGCCACGACGCCGACCGCCTGATCGGCGCCGGCGCGCGCGCCGCGTTCGGCGACGACCTGCGCGCGAGCTACGAGAGACTCTGCCGCGAGGGCGGCTTCTATCTCGTGCTGCTCGAGCTGGCCGAGCGCGACTCCGACGCGCGCCAGCGCCTGAACCGCATCAACCAGGTGGCGGACGAGAGACTGCGCGACCTCCTGGCGCTGGGTCAGAAGCGCGGCGTGATTCGCGCCGAGATCGACCCGCTCGCCGCCTCGGTGCTGGTGCGCCGCTCGATCGAGGCGGCCGCGACCGAAGTGTTCGTGCACCGCATGACCGATCCCGCCCCCGAGCGGATGCTCGAGGGACTCACCGACATGATCTGCCGCTACATCTTCACCGAGGAGACCCGCTGATGGCCACGCAACCCGTTGCCCCCCGTCTCGACTGGCAGGTGCTGGACACCTACAAGACCCCGATGGAGATCGCCTGGCAGTTCGACTACGAGATCGACATCGAGAAGCTGCGCAACCTGTACTCCAAGGCGAAGCAGAACCAGTGGGACGGCGAGCGCCAGCTCGCCTGGGACACGCACGTCGATCCGTCGAAGCCGATCGTCGGCGAGGACCGCTTCATGTTCCTGCAGATGCCGTTCATGCAGCGCATGTCGCAGTCACAGCGCGAGATGTTCACGGCGCACGCCACGGCCCAGCTCCTGTCGCAGTTCCTGCACGGCGAGCAGGGCGCGCTGATGACGGCGGCGGCGGCGACTCACGCCTGCCCCGACTACGAGGCGAAGCTCTACGGCGCCACGCAGACCATGGACGAGGCGCGCCACGTCGAGGTGTACGAGCGCTACGTGCGCAAGCTCGCGATCGTGTACCCGATCTCGCCCTGGCTGAAGGAAGTCATCGACCTCACGCTCCAGGCGGATCACTTCGTGAAGATCCTGATCGGCATGAACATGGTGGTCGAGGGGCTGGCGC
It includes:
- a CDS encoding helix-turn-helix domain-containing protein produces the protein MARTPRSVPKSVVVLARARTQARGVATRRRVLQAAESLFARRGYEATSMADVAERASVGVGTLYHHFPDKRALLLALIDDWGDRELAHGRNRHDADRLIGAGARAAFGDDLRASYERLCREGGFYLVLLELAERDSDARQRLNRINQVADERLRDLLALGQKRGVIRAEIDPLAASVLVRRSIEAAATEVFVHRMTDPAPERMLEGLTDMICRYIFTEETR
- a CDS encoding tetratricopeptide repeat protein produces the protein MTRAADESLARAHAALALRRFEEALDHAGRAIAADPARAASHYALARALAGLGRNHQALRALEAASARAPEWSAPYARKSEVLGALGDHLNALAAAEEAVRLSPSSAWEHLMLAIAALKLRDYGRARAAVDVAAQLSPANPDVWSVSGDVCLALERYPAAEQEYRKSLALDPADPHALNNLAVALQRQGKADEATQVYRSAIRLDPTHGLAKQNLQALLDQRLGKAAGALAALWVLWSAFSRLTTPHVDGMNPASDDLERVLTAVAAVTGGTMLVIWARKLQLRFKLRRTDPELLALHRQLRADEKARRL
- a CDS encoding tetratricopeptide repeat protein, which codes for MSLARANAAIELRRWDDAVREAGLAIAANPNDANGYYALARGLWGLERNTAALEALGTASAKRPEWFLPHVLRSDIERSLGWPRKALAAAEEAVRLGPHSAAAHIAVALSAQKVGESLRARSECERALELAPQDAWIQRLAGDVYLAQKQNVLAEKHYRQSLAISAADGAALNNLALVLNRQGKTDEALDTYRAAIRADPTLRVAKRNLRSVLRTKSAKVSTGGLFFLAWIALYLGAAGGAILAALGGTAALALLAYGVARLFRPPRVSSRDPELRELQKRLDADHKAGRL
- a CDS encoding ATP-binding protein; the protein is MSSDPVVAALRAAAAVKDSPELRLALARRCLELGAPQEALQEAGLGLTLDPASRDLQEMARRAHEAAHADPEQVPAQGQGAQAREPQAPAPARGRLRLVSEEDVAEAAEARVTFADVGGLDDVKQRLTRSFLLPLQKPELFAQFGKSLRGGLLLYGPPGCGKTFIARALAGELGARFQSIGLSDVLDMWLGESERKLHELFETARRQAPMVLFFDEVDALGQRRTQLKHSAGRNVVNQFLAELDGVDGRNRDVFVLGATNHPWDVDTAVRRPGRFDRMVFVPPPDLPARLRILSLKMEGRPGAPDLGRVARDTEGFSGADLEALVNAASELAFERTVDAGAVQPIDDKLLAAALRDARPSIRPWLDTARNYAVYANEGGVYDDLLAHLRARGLV
- a CDS encoding tetratricopeptide repeat protein → MSEASSLARAQAALELGRWQEAVHEALRAIGEDPEGPSGHYFLGRALLELGREEEALHALETACAKSPTWSPPHVLRSDVLRFAGSYRQALAAAEEALRLDPHSATAHMAVALSAQKLGDAARARGESGRALALAPRSAPLQRCAGDVFLAQHANAQAESQYRRSLELDAGDALALNNLALALQRQGKADEALDAFRAAVNADPNLHVVKRNLRNLLGKKLGKAGIGGIGVVMWLVLQLGHVGSSLPENAQTSGGDVMFLFMLCGLAFVALGVLGVKSEYRRRLSELDPDLRSLHERLEADHHAGRL
- a CDS encoding phosphotransferase, coding for MELPELEQRLVPFARAKYADPAAEVFAVHKMPGHAGFSYGFSVRSRGAAESWFLRLPPPNVQWKGTADVLRQVSALRALDGGPVPHCSVRWAGEELEFFGRPYFVVQKLEGDVLMLGPGEWAEPFPLAKRREMAAAAMTALAQIHRVDWRAKCGYLGDPIAFEDDVTRWDRFVERAAEPESMALVPEVRAKLLASLPHGAPIGLFHGDYNWRNTFWSREGTLLAVIDWELCGIGATLNDVGWVATFNDPDAWAKGGAVTPMLLPADELVELYQRAWGEELASVDWFRALAAYKFAIITGLNLGLHRRGKRHDPLWEVTGKSIVPLLERARSLLG
- a CDS encoding ferritin-like domain-containing protein, coding for MATQPVAPRLDWQVLDTYKTPMEIAWQFDYEIDIEKLRNLYSKAKQNQWDGERQLAWDTHVDPSKPIVGEDRFMFLQMPFMQRMSQSQREMFTAHATAQLLSQFLHGEQGALMTAAAATHACPDYEAKLYGATQTMDEARHVEVYERYVRKLAIVYPISPWLKEVIDLTLQADHFVKILIGMNMVVEGLALAAFHNMRRQATCPLLRDLTHYVLQDESRHVAFGNVYVKETIAGMHPDDREDVAQFAFEAVKSMVDSQGGVDGTGQRKGDPGFFKVLEHCSIDPQDFIKGIIEAGAAGINAKLPPGHIHSFKDLMMPALVRVGAVTPRTRELYQEAGIPVWEDASVLESMEEGSTGDIVMPEIKH